From Jiangella mangrovi:
CGCCGTGGCCTCGACGACCTGCGCGTCCTGCGCGTCGTCGTCGGGGATGAAGACCAGCCCGGTGGCGTAGTGCCCCGCGGCGGGAAGCTCGACGCCGGCGACCGCCCGGCAGAACGCGTCGGGGACCTGGAGCAGGATGCCGGCGCCGTCGCCGGAGTCGGGCTCGGCGCCCGAGGCGCCCCGGTGGTCGAGATTGCTCAGGGCGGTCAGCCCGCGATCGACGATGGCGCGGCTGGCCACGCCGTCGAGCGTGGCCACGAAGGCCACCCCGCAGGCGTCGTGTTCGAACTTCGGGTCGTACAGGCCCTGAGTGGCGGGCGTGAGGCGCATGGCACTCCCGTCGTCGCAGACTGGCGGCGGGTGCAGGGACGGCGCTGGCCCGTGCTTGAGTTTCGTGGAGATTACAACACTTCGGCCGTTGTGTGTTGTGGCGTCTCTCCATGATATCGACGCGCGGGCCGCTCACCACCGGAGAGAACCCGCTCACGACCATCGGATCGTCCGCCGATGACCGGTCGTTGCCGCAGATCGTCAGGTCAGCGGACTGTCGGACCGGGACAAATACGTTGACGTCCACGCACCTGTGAAGGTGGCCACCCCGGGCGTGGCGTCAGCGGTTCGTGGCCGTTTCGTGACGTAACCAACCGCCGCGATCGTGTGGGACCCACCCCAGGGAGCGTCTGACGGATCTCCGGGCGCCGCGGACCGGACGAGCGTGGACGCTCGCCCGCCTCACACGGTGACCGCGTCGCTACGTGTGAGATCGCTGCGTGATCGGCGTGAAGGAGCTGTGGTCGGAGCGACAGTATCGCCACACCGATCCCGCAGAGATCTCACACTGATGCGATTCGGGCGACGTCAGCTGCCGGGCGCGGGGGTGCCGGTGGAGTCGGCGGCGGGCGCGTCGGCCGGCGGCTCGGCGGGCGCGGCCTTCTTGGCGGGCGCCTTCTTGGCCGCCGCGGGGGCCTTCTTGGCCGCCGCGGTGGTGGCCTTCTTCGTCGCGGTCTTCTTGGCGGCGGTGGTCTTCGACGCGGCGGGCGTCTTCTTGGCGGTCGTGGTCTTCGCGGTCGTCTTGGCCGGAGCCGTGGCGGCGGCGGCCGTCGTCTTCTTCGCCGGGGCCTTCTTCGCCGTGGTGGTCTTCTTCGCCGCGGTCTTCGTGGCGACGGCCGCCGGCGCCGGCTCGTCGGCCTTCTCCTCAGCCGGCTTCGCCTCGGTCTCGGGCTTCTCGCCGTCGGGCTTCTCGGTGTCGGGCTTCTCGCCGTCGGCGGCGGCCGCCGAGCTCACGCCGTCGCCGTCGTCGTCATCGTCGTCGGGGAGGGTGAGGGGCGCCTCGTCGCCGTCCTTCGCCTTGTCCTCGTCGAACGGGTCGGGCTCGTCGTAGAAGCCGCGCAGCGTCTCGGGGTCCTCGCGGCCGGGGTGCTTCTTGAGCGACCAGAAGAAGTACGCGACGGCCGCCACGAAGATGATGCCGGACACCCACAGGTTGACCCGGATGCCGAAGACGTCGTTGGCGGGGTCGATGCGCAGGTACTCCCAGAAGCCGCGGCCCAGCGTGTAGCCGGCGACGTACAGCGCGAACAGCCGGCCGAAGCCGATCGCGTAGCGCTTGTCGAGCCACATGAGCAGGAACGCCAGGCCCACCGCCCAGAGCGACTCGTAGAGGAACGTCGGGTGGAACGTGGCGACGTCGGCGTAGCCGGCCGGGCGGTTGACGGGGTCGATCTCTAGACCCCACGGGAGGTCCGTCGGCTTGCCGAAGAGCTCCTGGTTGAACCAGTTGCCCCACCGGCCGACGGCCTGCGCGAGCAGGATGCCCGGCGCCAGGGCGTCGGCCATGGCCGCGAACGGCACGCCGCGACGCCGGCAGGCGATCCACACACCCAGGCCGCCCATGGCGATGGCGCCCCAGATGCCCAGGCCGCCCTCCCAGATGCGCAGCGCCTGCCAGGGGTCGCGACCCTCGCGGAAGTACAGCTGGTTGTCGGTGATGACGTGGTAGAGCCGTCCGCCGATGATGCCGAACGGCACCGCCCACACCGCGACGTCGGCGACCACGCCGGCCTCGCCGCCACGGGCGAGCCAGCGCTTGTTGCCGACCCAGATCGCCAGCACGATGCCGGCCATGATGCACAGGGCGTAGGCCCTCAGCTCGAAGCCGCCGATGTCCCAGGAACCGCTGCTGGGGCTCGGAATGGAGGCGGGCAGCACCATGGCCGGAGTCGCGATCACAGGCGAACCGTACCGGACCAGTCGGAGTAGTACATCACCGCGGTGTGCTCCATTTCACTGGGCGCCTGATTGCAGAGCCACCGGCGCGTTCTCCGGGCGGCGGGCCGCTGGGCGCGGGGCCACCCTCGCACTCACTGTGTAGCGGACGGGTTCGGAGTCTCGCCCGCGGGCGGCGTGGCCGGCGGGGTGGCCGGGGCCGTCCCGGTGGCGTCAGGCGCCGGCGTGGCGAGGCTGCCACCAGCGGCGACGGTGGCGACGGCGGCCTGGATGCCCTCGGGCGTCCACTGGCTGGCGTCGAGCAGCTCGCCGTTGACGAACACCGTCGGGGTGCCCTCGACCTGGTGGTCGCGCGCCGTGTTCGGCACCGCGGCCGCCCAGTCCTCGAACTCGTCGTCGCGGACGCAGCCCTCGTAGTCGCCGCCGATGCCGACCTGCTCGCCGAGGTCGACCAGCGAGCTGGTGGACCACTGGGTGCCCTGGGCGGCGAACGCCGCGTCCTTGAACTCCGTGCCCATGCCCTCCTGGGAGGCGCAGGCGAAGGCGTTGTTGGCCCGCCGGGAGTACACGCCGCCGGTGTAGTCGAGCGGGTGGTAGACGATGTTCGCCTCGCCGGAGTCGACCAGCGCCTGGATCGCGCTGCCGTTGGCGCCCTCGAAGTCGCGGCAGTGCGGGCAGAGGAAGTCCATCCAGTAGTCGATGGTGACCGGCGCGTCCGCGGTGCCGGTGAGCACGCCCTGGCCGTCGCCGTCGATCTGCAGGCCGTTGCCGGTGCCGGCGGCGTCGGGAACGCTGATCGGGCCGTCGTCGCCGCCGCGGCTGGCCGCCACGGCCACCGCGATGATCGCGACCGCGGCAACGATGGCGATGGCGACGCCGTACTTCATCAACCGCTCGCGCCGCTTCTCCTGGCGCGCCTGCTCTTCGCGCATGGCCTTGATGCGCTCGCGGGCCTCGGCCTTCTTGCTGCTCATCGCTGGGCTTCCTTCGACACGAGTCGGGTCACGGGGATTGACGAGGGTACAACTTCATTGAGTACGACGGGAGTTCCGGATCGGGGTGTCACGATGTCGTCACGGCCCCTTCGACGGTCGCGCGGAAGTCCGCGGCGCTGAGGCCGGCCGGATTCTCCAGCGGCTCGCCGTTCAGCAGCACCGACGGGGTTGCCTCGAGGCCTTCGTCGCGGAAGGCGTCGAGGACGTGCCGGCCCCAGTCGGAGTAGGTGCCGTCGCGGACGCACGACTCGAAGACGGCGTCGTCGAGCCCCACCGCTTGGCCGGCCGCGAGCAGGTCGTCGGTGGTGTAGCCGCCGGTGCGTTCGGGCGGCTGGTTCGCGAACAGCTCCGTGAGGTACTCGACCGGCCGGCCGGCGTCGACGGCGCAGCCGAACGCGTTGCTGGCGCGGTCGGACTCCTCGCCGAGGAACGCCGCGGGGTGGTAGACCACGCGGGCCGTTCCGGCGGCGACCAGCTCCTCGAGCACGGGACCGTTCTCGGCCTCGAACTGGCCGCAGAACGGGCACTGGAAGTCGAACCAGTAGTCGACGGTGACAGGCGCCGACTCGTCGCCGACGGCGACCCCGGTGCCGCCGTCGACGGTGCCCGAGGGGATGGCGCCGGTGCCCTCGGGACCGTCGGACGACCGGTTGACCAGCACGATCGCGATGACGGCGATGACGACCAGGATGCCGACGGAGATGCCGGCCCGCAGGAACCGCTCGCGGCGGCGCTCGGCCAGGGCCTTGGCCTCGGCCTCCTTGCGCAGCGCCGCCGCGCGCTCCCGGGCGGCTTCCCGCTTGCTGGCCATCAGCGCGTCCGCACTCCCCCGGCGAGGTCGGCGGCCAGCTCGGCGACGGCGGCGACCCCGGCCGCGGGGTCGGCGGCGTCGAGCAGCCGGCGCACGAACGCGGACCCGGCGACGACGCCGTCGGCGTAGGCCGCGATCTCGGCGGCCTGAGCGGCCGTGGAGACCCCCAGCCCGACGGCGACCGGCAGCTCCGTGGTCGCCTTCGTCCGCTCGACCAGTCCGGCCGCGGCGTCGCCGACCTGCTCGCGGGTGCCCGTGACGCCCATGACGGAGGTCGCGTAGACGAAGCCGCGGCAGGCCGCCGTCGTCATGGCGATGCGCTCAGGGGTCGACGACGGCGCCACCAGGAAGACGGTGTCGAGACCGTGCTCGCGAGCCGCCGGGATCCAGGAGTCGTCGGCGTCGGGCGTGAGGTCGGGCGTGATGACGCCGGAGCCCCCGGCCGCGGCGAGGTCGCGCGCGAACGCGGCGGCGCCGTAGCGGTCGAGCGGGTTCCAGTACGACATGACGACGGCCGGCGCGCCGGTGGCGGCGACCGCCTCGACCACGCGCAGGACGTCCTTCGTGGTGGTGCCGGCCCGCAGCGCGGCGTCGACGGCGGCCTGGATGACCGGACCGTCGATGAGCGGGTCGCTGTAGGGCAGTCCGACCTCGACGATGTCGACGCCGGCCTCGATCATGGCCGTCAGCGCCGCTATGGAGCCGTCGACGGACGGGTACCCGGCGGGCAGGTAGCCGACCAGCGCGGACCGGCCCTCAGCACGCGCCTTCTCGAACGCGACCGTCGTGCTCACGGCGCGACCTCCCCGGACTCGTCCATGATGCCGAACCACTTGGCGGCGGTGTCGACGTCCTTGTCGCCGCGCCCGGACAGGTTCACCAGGATCGTGGCGTCGGGCCCGAGCCGCTCGCCCAGCCGCCGGGCGCCGGCCAGCGCGTGCGAGCTCTCGATGGCCGGGATGATGCCCTCAGTGCGGCAGAGCAGCCGGAACGCCTCCATGGCGTCGGCGTCGTCGACCGGCTCGTACGTCGCCCGCCCGATGTCCTTCAGCCACGAGTGCTCCGGGCCGACGCCGGGGTAGTCGAGGCCGGCGGAGATGGAGTGCGACTCGATGGTCTGGCCCATCTCGTCCTGCAGCAGGTACGACCGGGCGCCGTGCAGCACGCCCGGCGTGCCGGCCGTGATCGTCGCGGCGTGCCGGCCGGTGCTGACGCCGTCGCCGCCCGCCTCGAAGCCGTACAGCGCGACGTCGGCGTCGTCGATGAAGGCGTGGAAGATGCCGATGGCGTTGGAGCCGCCGCCCACGCAGGCCGCGACCGCGTCGGGTAGCTTGCCGGTCAGCTCGAGCACCTGCTCGCGCGCCTCGACCCCGATGATGCGCTGCAGGTCGCGCACGAGCGTCGGGAACGGGTGCGGCCCGGCGACGGTGCCGAAGACGTAGTTGGTGGTGGCGACGTTGGTGACCCAGTCGCGCAGCGCCTCGTTGATGGCGTCCTTGAGCGTGCGCGAGCCGGTCTTCACCGGAACGACGGTGGCGCCGAGGAGCTCCATGCGGGCGACGTTGAGCGCCTGGCGGCGGGTGTCCTCCTCGCCCATGTAGATGACGCAGTCGAGGCCCATGAGCGCGGCCGCGGTGGCCGTGGCGACGCCGTGCTGGCCGGCCCCGGTCTCGGCGATGACCCGCTGCTTGCCGATGCGCTTGGTGAGCAGCGCCTGGCCCAGCACGTTGTTGATCTTGTGCGAGCCGGTGTGGTTGAGGTCCTCGCGCTTGAGCAGGATGCGCGCGCCGTGGGCCGCCTGCTCGCCGAACCGGGCCGCCTCGGTGACGGGCGTCGGCCGGCCGGTGTACGTGGTGAGCAGGTGGGTGAGCTCGGCCTGGAACGCGGGGTCCTGGCGGGCCGCCGTGTACTCGCGGTCGAGCTCGTCGAGCGCCGCGATCAGCGCCTCCGGGACGTAGCGGCCGCCGTAGGGGCCGAACCGGCCGGGCCGGTCGTCGTGACCAGCGGCAAGGACGTGCCCGTGGTCGGGCATGGTGTCCACCCGAGTAGCTCCTCGATGCGTTGCAGAGATGGCTGACAGTGACGAGAGCGCAGCCGTGCGCCGTCACCCCGTGACGGTATCGCAGGGGGTGGACACGTCCCCAATCGCGTCGGGATTTGCCGAACCGCTTGACGCTGGGTCAGCGCCGTCGTTACGTTCCAGCGCTCGTACTCGTGAGTAACAGAGAGGCACATCATGGCCGTGCCCAGCCGCGACCTCGGCCGTCGCGCGTTCCTCGCCCGGATGGGGGTGCTCGGCGCGGCCGCAGCGGTTCCGGCCCTGGCGGCACCGCTCGCGGCGCCGTCGGCGGCCGCGTCCCCGAACCTGCTGCCACCGCTGGTGGGCCTGCTGCGCCCTGTCCTCGCCGAGCTCGCCCGCGACACCATCAGCGGGCTGGTCGTCATGGTCTGCCCCGGCCCGGACGCCTACTCGAAGGCGCAGGGCACGCCGCGGCCGGAGCCGGGCGCGCTGGAGGCCCGTGGCGCGGACTTCATGCTCGACGCGCTGGACCACTTCGTGCCGTTCCCGGACCAGCTCGCCACTCCCCTGGCGGCCGCGCTGACGACCGCCGTCGACGACATCGGCCTGCCGCCGCCCGGGCTGCTCGGGCCGCTGTACCCGACCGTCTGGTCGCTGGACCGGGTGCTGCAGGAGCTGCTCGAGAACGACGAGACCCTGCCGTTGTCGCTGGTGGTGGCGCTGCTGCTGAACGTCGTCGCGACCCAGGTGAACCCGCTGGCGCTGAACGGGCCCTTCCTGTCGCCGTTCGCCCGGCTCACGCTGGACGAGAAGTGCCGCGCGTTCGAGCTGCTCGAGGGGCCCGACGCCGACCTGGTGGCGCTGCTCGACTCCGGCCTGCCCGAGCCGCTGCGCTCGTCGATCAGCGGGCTGCTGAGGTTCCTGGCCGGGGCGCTGCTCGAGTTCTCCGCCTTCGGCTCCTACAACGAGTGGGGCGTGTACGACGGTGCGTCCCGGCGGCTGACGGAGCGGCCGGTGGGCTGGGAGCTGTCCGGCTACCAGCCCGACGGCGTCGTCGACGGCTGGGACGACTTCCTGGGCTACTACGAGGGACGCACCGAGGTGGAGGCCTGATGCGCGACGTCATCGTCATCGGCGCGGGCGGCGGCGGCCCCGTCGTCGCGAAGGAGCTGGCCGCGCGCGGCCTTGACGTGCTGATCCTCGAGGCCGGGCCGCGCCACGCCGACCCCGACCGCGAGTGGACGCACTACGAGAACGACGCCAACAACCCGCTCACCGGGTTCCTGCGGTTCGGCCCGGCCGACCGCGAGGCGCCGGCGTGGTACCGCGAGACGCCGCAGAACTCGTTCATCTGGCAGCTGTCCGGCGTCGGCGGCACGACGCAGCACTACTTCGGCAACTGCCCGCGCGCCTACCCCGGCGTCTTCGCGGGATACGACGGCGCCGACCGCGACTTGTACGACACGTCGCACCCGTTCCCGTTCGCGTACGAGGAGCTGGTGCCGTACTTCGAGTGGGTCGAGGCGACGCTGCCCGTCCAGACCGCCGCCATGGGCACCAAGGAGCAGGTGTTCTTCCGCGGCTGCGAGGGCATCGGGCTGCAGGTGCAGACCACGAAGACGACGACGGAGGACTCGTTCCGGCCGCAGGAGAACGCGATCCTGCAGCCCGGCGGGTTCGCGGGCCGTGTGACGGGACGCGACGACCCCCGGCTGCGGTACCCGTCGGCGACGGGGTGCACCTTCTGCGGCTACTGCATGCAGGGCTGCAGCAAGCCGGCCGGCGCGCCGCGCAACCTGGCGGCGAAGCGGTCGACCGACAACAGCTACGTGCCCATGGCGTTGACGGCGACGTCGTGGGCGGCGGGCGGGCGGGCCGCGGAGCTGATCGCTGACGCCGTCGTGACCCGGATCCACAGTGAGGAGCGCGGCGGCGAAACCGTGGCGACCGGGGTGACCTGGAGGGACGGCGCGAGCGGCGAGACGCGCCGCGAGGACGCGCGGGTCGTCGTCCTGGCCGCCGGCTGCACCGAGAGCCCGCGACTGTGGCTGAACAGCCGGCTGCCGAACCCCAACGACTGGGTCGGCCGCGGCTACACCGACCACTTCTTCGACTGGGTCATCGGTCTGTTCGACGACGACACCGGCTCCAGCCGCGGCGCGGCGTCGGCGGCGCGGGCGGACTTCCCCGGCCGCGGCGGCATGGAGAACGTCGGCCTGCCGCCCGGGCTGCAGCAGTTCGCCGCCGTCTTCTCCGACAGCGGCATCCGCGGGCACTACTCGAACGGTCGCGGACCGACGGGTCCGTGGGACGGCGCGGCCGGCCGGATGATCGGGCCGGAGCTCAAGGACGCCCTCATGAACGGCGTCGACCGGCTGCTGAACATCCTGTGCATCACCGACGACGACGTCGAGGCACAGAACCGCGTCACGCTGTCCGCGCTGCCGGCCGACGAGCACGGCCCGGTGCCGAAGGTCTCGTTCCACCAGCGCCAGCGGTCGGCGCGGACGCTGCGCAACCGCGAGTTCGTCGCCCGGCGCGCGGCGGAGACGCTGCGGGCGGCCGGCGCACGCAAGGTGGTGCGGGTCGACTGGCCGCCGCTGCTGCTGCACGTGCAGTCGTCGATGCGGATGGGTCTGTCCGAGGCGGACTCGGTGCTGGACGCTCACGCCGAGGCGCGTTGGGTCAAGCGGCTGTTCGTGGCCGACAACTCGGCGCTGGCCAACTCGCTGGGCGGCCCGAACCCGACCCTGACGGCGCAGGCGTTGGCCACCCGGACCGCGGAGAAGATCTTCTCGACCTACTTCGGCGGCGACCCCTGGGTCGGGTCGGAGTCGCCTGTCGTCTCGACCGACGCCCGCGTGACGGAGGCGCTGCTCACCCGAACCTGACCGGGGCCCGCCCCGTCGCCCGCGCCGCCGAAGTTGATCATGGAGAAGGGCGGCTTCCGATCGCCTCGGAAGCCGCCCTTCTCCATGATCAACTCCACCAGGATTCGGTGGCGATTAGCCGCCGGCCGCGCGGCCGGCGGCGGGCGGTCAGCCCTGGCGGCTGCCGCGGTTGAGGGCTGGGTGGGCGCCCGCGGCGACGAGGTCGGCGACGGCGGCTCGGGGGTCCTTGCCGGTCACCAGGGTCTCGCCGACCAGCACGGCGTCGGCGCCGGCCCGGGCGAGGTCGATGACGTCGCGCGGCGACTTCACGCCGGACTCGGCGATCTTGACGATGCCGTCGGGCACCGACGGCGCCAGCCGCTCGAACGTGGTGGTGTCGACCTCGAGGGTCTTGAGGTTGCGGGCGTTGATGCCGATGAGCTTCGCGCCGGCGTCGGCGGCCCGCTGGACCTCGTCGGCCGTGTGCGCCTCGACCAGGGGCGTGAGCCCGATGGACTCGGCCCGCTCGATGAGGCTGACCAGCGCGATCTGCTCGAGCGCGGCGACGATGAGCAGCGCGAGGTCGGCGCCGTAGGCCCGTGCCTCCCACAGCTGGTAGCTGGTGACGATGAAGTCCTTGCGCAGCACGGGGGCGTCGACGGCGGCCCGGACGGTCTTGAGGTCCTCGAGGGTGCCGCCGAACCGGCGCTGCTCGGTGAGCACGCTGATGGCCGCGGCGCCGCCGGCCTCGTAGTCGACCGCGAGCGCGGCGGGGTCGGCGATCTCGGCGAGGGAACCGCGCGACGGGCTCGACCGTTTCACCTCTGCGATGACAGAGACACCCGGCGAACGGAGCAGGGGCAGCGGATCACGGGCCGGCGGCTGCTTGGCCGCCTTCTCCTTGAGCTGATCGAGAGGGCAACGGCTCTCTCGCTCGGCCAGGTCGGCGCGCACACCGTCGATGATCTCTTCGAGAACGCTCATCTCCGCCTCTCGCCGGTGCCGCGGGCCCGGATCGAACGACCCGGCTGGTCCAGAGTAACTGCGCGTGATGAGTGCTCTCGACATACCCCCGGTGAAGGGCGCCCGACGATCATGTGCTTCAGGTGTCCGCGAACGGCTCGAGGGCGTACCCGACCCCGCGGACCGAGCGGATGGTGAGCGCCCCGCCGAGCTTGCCCCGCAGGGTCGCGACGTGCACGTCCACCGTCCGGGTGCCTACCGGGACGGGGTAGCCCAGCGCCTGGCACATGAGCTCCTCGCGCGTGCAGACGCACCCGGCCCGGCTCATGAGATGGGCCAGCAGCGCGGCCTGCAACGGAGTGAGCGCGACCTCGCGCCCGCCGGGCGTCG
This genomic window contains:
- a CDS encoding winged helix-turn-helix domain-containing protein — encoded protein: MTLDVDHRTMATPGGREVALTPLQAALLAHLMSRAGCVCTREELMCQALGYPVPVGTRTVDVHVATLRGKLGGALTIRSVRGVGYALEPFADT
- the trpB gene encoding tryptophan synthase subunit beta, coding for MPDHGHVLAAGHDDRPGRFGPYGGRYVPEALIAALDELDREYTAARQDPAFQAELTHLLTTYTGRPTPVTEAARFGEQAAHGARILLKREDLNHTGSHKINNVLGQALLTKRIGKQRVIAETGAGQHGVATATAAALMGLDCVIYMGEEDTRRQALNVARMELLGATVVPVKTGSRTLKDAINEALRDWVTNVATTNYVFGTVAGPHPFPTLVRDLQRIIGVEAREQVLELTGKLPDAVAACVGGGSNAIGIFHAFIDDADVALYGFEAGGDGVSTGRHAATITAGTPGVLHGARSYLLQDEMGQTIESHSISAGLDYPGVGPEHSWLKDIGRATYEPVDDADAMEAFRLLCRTEGIIPAIESSHALAGARRLGERLGPDATILVNLSGRGDKDVDTAAKWFGIMDESGEVAP
- the trpC gene encoding indole-3-glycerol phosphate synthase TrpC, whose product is MSVLEEIIDGVRADLAERESRCPLDQLKEKAAKQPPARDPLPLLRSPGVSVIAEVKRSSPSRGSLAEIADPAALAVDYEAGGAAAISVLTEQRRFGGTLEDLKTVRAAVDAPVLRKDFIVTSYQLWEARAYGADLALLIVAALEQIALVSLIERAESIGLTPLVEAHTADEVQRAADAGAKLIGINARNLKTLEVDTTTFERLAPSVPDGIVKIAESGVKSPRDVIDLARAGADAVLVGETLVTGKDPRAAVADLVAAGAHPALNRGSRQG
- a CDS encoding GMC family oxidoreductase N-terminal domain-containing protein; translation: MRDVIVIGAGGGGPVVAKELAARGLDVLILEAGPRHADPDREWTHYENDANNPLTGFLRFGPADREAPAWYRETPQNSFIWQLSGVGGTTQHYFGNCPRAYPGVFAGYDGADRDLYDTSHPFPFAYEELVPYFEWVEATLPVQTAAMGTKEQVFFRGCEGIGLQVQTTKTTTEDSFRPQENAILQPGGFAGRVTGRDDPRLRYPSATGCTFCGYCMQGCSKPAGAPRNLAAKRSTDNSYVPMALTATSWAAGGRAAELIADAVVTRIHSEERGGETVATGVTWRDGASGETRREDARVVVLAAGCTESPRLWLNSRLPNPNDWVGRGYTDHFFDWVIGLFDDDTGSSRGAASAARADFPGRGGMENVGLPPGLQQFAAVFSDSGIRGHYSNGRGPTGPWDGAAGRMIGPELKDALMNGVDRLLNILCITDDDVEAQNRVTLSALPADEHGPVPKVSFHQRQRSARTLRNREFVARRAAETLRAAGARKVVRVDWPPLLLHVQSSMRMGLSEADSVLDAHAEARWVKRLFVADNSALANSLGGPNPTLTAQALATRTAEKIFSTYFGGDPWVGSESPVVSTDARVTEALLTRT
- a CDS encoding DsbA family protein, which produces MASKREAARERAAALRKEAEAKALAERRRERFLRAGISVGILVVIAVIAIVLVNRSSDGPEGTGAIPSGTVDGGTGVAVGDESAPVTVDYWFDFQCPFCGQFEAENGPVLEELVAAGTARVVYHPAAFLGEESDRASNAFGCAVDAGRPVEYLTELFANQPPERTGGYTTDDLLAAGQAVGLDDAVFESCVRDGTYSDWGRHVLDAFRDEGLEATPSVLLNGEPLENPAGLSAADFRATVEGAVTTS
- the trpA gene encoding tryptophan synthase subunit alpha; this encodes MSTTVAFEKARAEGRSALVGYLPAGYPSVDGSIAALTAMIEAGVDIVEVGLPYSDPLIDGPVIQAAVDAALRAGTTTKDVLRVVEAVAATGAPAVVMSYWNPLDRYGAAAFARDLAAAGGSGVITPDLTPDADDSWIPAAREHGLDTVFLVAPSSTPERIAMTTAACRGFVYATSVMGVTGTREQVGDAAAGLVERTKATTELPVAVGLGVSTAAQAAEIAAYADGVVAGSAFVRRLLDAADPAAGVAAVAELAADLAGGVRTR
- a CDS encoding DsbA family protein, which gives rise to MSSKKAEARERIKAMREEQARQEKRRERLMKYGVAIAIVAAVAIIAVAVAASRGGDDGPISVPDAAGTGNGLQIDGDGQGVLTGTADAPVTIDYWMDFLCPHCRDFEGANGSAIQALVDSGEANIVYHPLDYTGGVYSRRANNAFACASQEGMGTEFKDAAFAAQGTQWSTSSLVDLGEQVGIGGDYEGCVRDDEFEDWAAAVPNTARDHQVEGTPTVFVNGELLDASQWTPEGIQAAVATVAAGGSLATPAPDATGTAPATPPATPPAGETPNPSATQ
- the lgt gene encoding prolipoprotein diacylglyceryl transferase, producing the protein MIATPAMVLPASIPSPSSGSWDIGGFELRAYALCIMAGIVLAIWVGNKRWLARGGEAGVVADVAVWAVPFGIIGGRLYHVITDNQLYFREGRDPWQALRIWEGGLGIWGAIAMGGLGVWIACRRRGVPFAAMADALAPGILLAQAVGRWGNWFNQELFGKPTDLPWGLEIDPVNRPAGYADVATFHPTFLYESLWAVGLAFLLMWLDKRYAIGFGRLFALYVAGYTLGRGFWEYLRIDPANDVFGIRVNLWVSGIIFVAAVAYFFWSLKKHPGREDPETLRGFYDEPDPFDEDKAKDGDEAPLTLPDDDDDDGDGVSSAAAADGEKPDTEKPDGEKPETEAKPAEEKADEPAPAAVATKTAAKKTTTAKKAPAKKTTAAAATAPAKTTAKTTTAKKTPAASKTTAAKKTATKKATTAAAKKAPAAAKKAPAKKAAPAEPPADAPAADSTGTPAPGS